The Candidatus Omnitrophota bacterium genome has a segment encoding these proteins:
- a CDS encoding transketolase — protein MTQSKPKTEQIKKEAIALRTEILRMLNKAGSGHPGGSLSMVEILLGLFDYALKYDPKNPEWEGRDRLILSKGHGCPALYAILALRGYFPLKELATLRKLGSRLQGHPQRGLPGVEIVSGSLGQGVSVAHGMALGERLNGKDTRIWCICGDGEMQEGQVWETAMSAAHYKLDHFHVIVDANGVQQNGPVKNVMNIEPLAQKWEAFGWKAFEIDGHDIELILGTYEKMMQVKGQPTVLIARTVKGKGVSFMAGNHKWHGVAPNDDELEKALAEVGKGI, from the coding sequence ATGACACAGAGCAAGCCGAAGACGGAGCAAATAAAGAAGGAAGCCATTGCACTGCGCACGGAAATCCTGCGTATGCTCAATAAAGCCGGATCAGGGCACCCGGGCGGTTCCCTTTCCATGGTCGAAATCCTTCTGGGTTTATTTGATTACGCTTTGAAGTACGATCCCAAGAATCCCGAATGGGAGGGACGTGATCGTCTGATTCTTTCCAAGGGGCACGGCTGTCCCGCGCTCTACGCGATTTTGGCTTTGCGCGGTTACTTTCCGCTCAAGGAATTAGCCACGCTGAGAAAATTGGGGTCGCGTTTGCAGGGACATCCCCAGCGCGGTTTGCCCGGGGTGGAGATTGTTTCCGGTTCTCTGGGCCAGGGTGTTTCCGTGGCTCATGGGATGGCCTTGGGGGAGCGTCTCAACGGTAAGGACACGCGCATTTGGTGTATTTGCGGGGATGGCGAAATGCAGGAAGGCCAGGTTTGGGAAACAGCGATGTCTGCGGCGCACTACAAGCTCGATCATTTCCATGTGATCGTCGATGCCAACGGTGTGCAACAGAACGGGCCTGTTAAGAATGTGATGAATATTGAGCCCTTGGCGCAGAAGTGGGAGGCCTTTGGGTGGAAGGCCTTTGAAATCGACGGGCACGATATCGAGCTCATCCTCGGCACCTACGAAAAAATGATGCAGGTCAAGGGGCAACCCACGGTGCTGATCGCCCGCACGGTCAAGGGCAAAGGTGTTTCCTTTATGGCGGGAAACCACAAATGGCACGGGGTGGCCCCGAATGACGACGAATTGGAAAAGGCGCTTGCTGAAGTGGGAAAGGGGATCTGA
- a CDS encoding tetratricopeptide repeat protein: MPLRGFGKAVAILLVGVLLPGCASGTSGRNKQATAYALYAKALLYEKNQSLEQALDYYRQALRLDPDSAALRTRLGSALLRSSQIEAAEKELRQAARLDPKDKRSRYLLALLFVSKAELEPAMQMYQEIIDHFPDEENALASLADLLVLQGRFEEALPHYQKILEFHPKSEALHLNMGVLSSRVGRPEEAIRYFQKVVELRPDSVEGYLGWAAALELAGQGAEAVELYEKAIQVDPLNPKIYRQVAQIYYDEGWVEKAAQSYEMGLALNPANLDTRLELSYLYLRLGEPQKVEELARQGLALLGDRMELWLLRAMAAEDLGNMDEAEKAYLFLTKRYPTQARPWFYLGALYEKQNRMDKAQEVLRRSLELDPGDPDALNYLGYMYAEQGVMLDEALVLVQKALQLDPNNGAYVDSLGWVYFKKGKVEEAVSLLERAAGMKPDPVIYDHLGDAYYGYGSLHKARDAWMRALELDPNLTYIGDKLQLLPTGMMHTGVPLE, from the coding sequence GTGCCTCTGAGGGGTTTTGGGAAAGCAGTTGCTATCCTTCTTGTAGGAGTCCTTCTTCCGGGATGTGCCTCGGGTACATCAGGGCGGAACAAGCAGGCCACGGCCTATGCCCTGTATGCCAAGGCTTTGCTGTATGAGAAGAACCAATCCCTGGAGCAGGCCCTTGACTACTATCGCCAGGCTCTGCGTCTGGATCCCGATTCTGCGGCTCTGCGCACACGGCTGGGGTCCGCCTTGTTGCGCTCCAGTCAGATCGAGGCTGCGGAAAAGGAACTGCGTCAAGCTGCGCGTCTGGATCCGAAGGACAAGCGCTCCCGTTATCTCCTGGCTCTGCTGTTTGTTTCCAAAGCGGAGCTGGAACCGGCCATGCAGATGTACCAGGAAATTATCGATCACTTCCCCGATGAGGAGAATGCTTTGGCCTCGTTGGCGGATCTTCTGGTTCTGCAAGGACGATTTGAAGAGGCGCTTCCTCACTACCAGAAGATCCTCGAATTTCACCCGAAGTCCGAGGCGCTGCACTTGAACATGGGGGTTTTGTCCTCCAGGGTGGGCCGGCCGGAGGAGGCCATCCGGTATTTTCAGAAGGTGGTGGAGCTCCGGCCCGACTCGGTCGAAGGTTACTTGGGTTGGGCTGCAGCTTTGGAATTGGCAGGGCAAGGAGCCGAAGCAGTTGAGCTCTATGAAAAGGCGATTCAGGTGGATCCGCTGAATCCCAAGATCTACCGCCAGGTGGCCCAGATTTACTACGACGAAGGATGGGTTGAAAAGGCTGCCCAGAGCTATGAGATGGGCTTGGCCCTGAACCCGGCCAACCTGGATACGCGTCTGGAGCTGAGCTACCTCTACTTAAGACTTGGCGAGCCGCAAAAGGTGGAGGAGCTGGCGCGCCAGGGATTGGCGCTTTTGGGAGACCGCATGGAGCTCTGGCTCCTGCGGGCCATGGCAGCCGAAGATCTCGGCAATATGGATGAGGCTGAAAAGGCCTACCTTTTTTTGACCAAGCGCTATCCGACTCAGGCCAGACCGTGGTTTTATTTGGGGGCGCTCTACGAGAAACAGAACCGGATGGACAAGGCCCAAGAGGTTCTGCGCCGTTCTCTGGAATTGGATCCCGGTGATCCGGATGCCCTGAATTACCTCGGGTATATGTATGCCGAGCAAGGGGTCATGCTGGATGAGGCCCTGGTCTTGGTGCAAAAGGCCCTGCAGCTGGATCCGAATAACGGGGCTTATGTCGACAGTTTAGGCTGGGTGTATTTCAAGAAGGGGAAGGTCGAGGAGGCCGTCAGTCTTTTGGAGAGGGCGGCCGGGATGAAGCCGGACCCGGTGATTTATGATCATCTGGGCGATGCTTACTACGGCTATGGAAGTTTGCACAAGGCCAGAGATGCTTGGATGCGGGCTCTGGAGTTGGATCCGAATTTAACGTACATTGGGGACAAATTGCAGCTTTTGCCCACGGGCATGATGCATACTGGAGTCCCTTTGGAATGA
- a CDS encoding ATP phosphoribosyltransferase encodes MPVSSQVLKLGLPKGSLQDSTLELLRNAGYQISIRSRSYFPAVDDAELEPVLLRAQEVPRYVQEGVLDCGLTGEDWVQECGVDVVRVADLIYAKQGFTKVRWVVAVPGASSIKSVKGLQGKRIATELAGVTKKYLRKHSVNADVEFSWGATEAKVSAGLVDAIVELTETGASLRANGLRIVDTVLESNTKLIANKQAWKDSWKRKKVERMALMLQGAINARGKVGLKLNVRTGKGLEKVLGLLPSLRNPTVSSLAQPGWAAVETVLEEIIARQIIPQLKEAGAEGIIEYPLNKLID; translated from the coding sequence CTGCCTGTTTCCTCACAGGTGCTCAAGCTCGGTCTGCCCAAGGGCAGCTTGCAGGACTCGACTCTGGAGCTGTTGCGCAATGCGGGCTACCAAATCAGCATCCGCTCGCGCTCCTATTTCCCGGCTGTAGACGATGCTGAGCTGGAGCCGGTCCTTTTGCGTGCGCAGGAGGTTCCCCGCTATGTGCAGGAGGGGGTGCTGGACTGCGGGTTGACGGGCGAGGACTGGGTACAGGAATGCGGAGTGGATGTGGTTCGCGTGGCAGATCTGATTTATGCCAAGCAGGGTTTCACCAAGGTCCGCTGGGTGGTGGCTGTGCCTGGGGCATCCTCCATAAAGAGTGTTAAAGGATTGCAAGGCAAGAGGATAGCAACAGAGCTCGCCGGCGTGACAAAGAAGTATCTCCGCAAGCACAGTGTGAACGCCGATGTGGAGTTTAGCTGGGGAGCCACAGAAGCCAAGGTTTCGGCCGGCCTGGTCGATGCCATCGTGGAGCTCACTGAAACCGGGGCCAGTCTGCGGGCCAATGGGCTGCGCATTGTGGACACAGTCCTGGAGTCCAATACCAAGCTCATTGCCAACAAGCAAGCCTGGAAAGACTCCTGGAAGCGCAAGAAGGTGGAGCGCATGGCTCTGATGCTCCAGGGTGCGATCAATGCGCGGGGCAAGGTTGGGCTTAAGCTCAATGTGCGCACGGGGAAGGGCCTGGAAAAGGTCCTGGGGTTATTGCCCTCCCTGCGAAACCCCACGGTTTCTTCCTTGGCACAACCCGGGTGGGCGGCTGTGGAGACCGTACTGGAAGAGATCATTGCCCGCCAGATTATCCCGCAACTCAAAGAAGCGGGCGCTGAGGGGATTATCGAATATCCGCTCAATAAACTGATTGATTAA
- a CDS encoding peptidyl-prolyl cis-trans isomerase: MLKLLRQKHIARRILWTIASLIIPVFVLWGVSSAIQTGRELDTAGYIFGKKVSMDDFLASHKATTTTLQLIYGNRFSNFVTGDLLEQRAWDRLIQLEEARRQHIRVDSEEVVSYIQSLPVFQANGGFDLRNYEYILHYSLGVSPQDFEKNMREDLQIAKLRQGILADITPSDAEVRDAYRRDNEKAQVSYILIPDSDLADRVSLDESELETYYRENSADFLTPAQVNVRYAAIKAESLMDGTDYEEKDIESYYDRNEAEFLVKEHVRRLDDELKSQIRQSLAAEQSISAEEVTEDAVSEYWRGHQDEFRVEEYTRPLDESVRSEIVQALRLEQAKRKALKLSEQLEDTIAEMSTPDMQVVAEAFGLAQGETGLFWENSPIPVIGWSHEFSQTAFGLEVGDISQAIEIGDDYYFLQPIERKEPAIPPLAEVRERVERQFRREKAHELAKEDAGAKLKTLLDYISEGKTSTFRDAALDLGYPIEETEPFNRSGYVPGIGLAQALADAAFTLSPGDIHNEVLEVSNGWCLIQLDQRLPISEADYKGQYEKYFNQVAQERSQEKIGVWYEDLLKRAQLRNIIAEHREEQARLAEEDFADSES; this comes from the coding sequence ATGCTTAAGTTATTACGACAGAAACACATTGCCAGAAGAATCCTTTGGACCATTGCCTCGCTCATCATTCCGGTCTTTGTACTCTGGGGAGTGAGTTCGGCCATCCAAACCGGACGGGAGCTGGACACCGCAGGCTATATCTTTGGCAAAAAAGTCTCTATGGACGACTTCCTGGCCAGCCACAAGGCCACGACCACCACACTCCAACTCATTTACGGAAATCGCTTCAGCAATTTCGTCACCGGGGATCTCCTGGAACAGCGCGCCTGGGACCGGCTCATCCAGCTTGAGGAAGCCCGCCGCCAACACATCCGTGTAGACAGTGAAGAGGTCGTCAGTTATATCCAGTCCCTCCCCGTGTTCCAGGCCAACGGAGGTTTTGATCTTAGAAACTACGAATACATCTTGCACTATAGCCTGGGGGTTTCTCCTCAAGACTTTGAAAAGAATATGCGTGAAGATCTGCAGATTGCAAAGCTGCGCCAAGGCATTTTGGCCGATATCACTCCTTCTGACGCTGAAGTCCGGGACGCCTACCGCCGTGACAATGAAAAAGCCCAAGTCTCTTACATTCTGATCCCGGACAGTGATCTTGCAGACCGGGTAAGCCTGGACGAATCCGAACTGGAGACCTATTACAGGGAAAATTCCGCGGACTTTCTCACTCCGGCCCAGGTCAATGTTCGTTATGCCGCAATCAAAGCAGAATCCCTGATGGATGGCACGGATTATGAGGAAAAGGATATCGAATCTTATTATGACCGCAATGAGGCGGAGTTCCTGGTCAAGGAGCACGTCCGCCGGCTGGACGACGAACTCAAATCTCAGATACGCCAGTCCCTGGCAGCCGAGCAAAGCATCTCTGCTGAAGAAGTCACCGAGGACGCTGTCAGCGAATACTGGCGCGGCCATCAAGACGAGTTCCGCGTTGAAGAATACACCCGGCCTCTGGATGAATCCGTGCGTTCTGAAATTGTCCAGGCCCTTCGCCTGGAGCAAGCAAAGAGGAAGGCCCTAAAGCTCTCCGAACAACTCGAAGACACGATTGCCGAGATGAGCACCCCGGACATGCAGGTTGTGGCGGAAGCCTTTGGGCTTGCCCAGGGTGAAACGGGGCTTTTTTGGGAGAATAGCCCTATCCCCGTGATCGGATGGTCGCATGAGTTCTCTCAAACAGCTTTTGGATTGGAGGTCGGAGACATCAGCCAAGCCATTGAAATCGGCGACGACTATTACTTCCTCCAACCGATCGAACGCAAGGAACCGGCCATTCCGCCGCTGGCAGAAGTGCGCGAGCGCGTGGAACGCCAATTCCGCCGCGAGAAGGCTCATGAGCTTGCCAAGGAAGACGCCGGCGCAAAGTTGAAAACCTTGCTCGACTATATCTCCGAGGGAAAAACCAGCACTTTCCGTGACGCTGCCCTGGATTTAGGGTATCCCATTGAAGAGACCGAACCCTTTAACCGCAGCGGTTATGTGCCCGGCATCGGCTTAGCCCAAGCTCTTGCGGATGCCGCCTTTACACTCAGTCCCGGGGATATTCACAACGAAGTTTTGGAAGTCTCCAACGGATGGTGTTTGATCCAGCTGGACCAGCGTCTGCCCATCAGCGAAGCCGATTACAAGGGCCAGTACGAAAAGTACTTCAACCAGGTTGCCCAGGAACGGAGTCAAGAAAAGATCGGCGTGTGGTATGAGGATCTGCTGAAGCGCGCTCAGCTGCGTAATATTATTGCAGAACACCGGGAAGAACAGGCGCGTTTGGCGGAGGAAGATTTCGCAGATTCGGAAAGCTGA
- the nrdR gene encoding transcriptional repressor NrdR, whose protein sequence is MRCPYCGHQEDKVIDSRSSKAGDAIRRRRECLGCGRRFTTYEHVEEVSLMVIKKDGAREAFDRSKVLSGIRKACQKRPVSAMTVEQIVDDVERILQNTLDKEVTSSQIGELVMQRLQSVDEVAYVRFASVYRQFKDINQFMIELKDMLAQGRPQS, encoded by the coding sequence ATGCGTTGCCCCTATTGCGGACACCAGGAAGACAAGGTCATCGACTCCCGCTCCAGCAAGGCGGGGGATGCGATCCGGCGCCGTCGCGAGTGTCTGGGTTGCGGGCGCCGTTTCACGACTTATGAGCATGTCGAGGAAGTGTCCTTGATGGTGATTAAGAAGGACGGCGCGCGTGAAGCCTTTGACCGTTCCAAAGTCCTTTCCGGGATCCGCAAGGCCTGCCAAAAGCGGCCGGTGAGTGCCATGACCGTGGAGCAAATCGTCGACGATGTGGAACGGATCCTGCAGAATACCCTGGATAAAGAAGTGACCAGCTCCCAGATTGGCGAGCTGGTCATGCAACGCCTGCAAAGCGTGGACGAAGTGGCTTACGTGCGCTTCGCCTCAGTCTACCGCCAATTCAAAGACATCAATCAATTCATGATCGAGCTCAAGGATATGCTGGCCCAAGGGCGGCCGCAGTCTTAA
- a CDS encoding serine hydroxymethyltransferase codes for MNIQQIDPEISVAIFNELQRQNQHLELIASENFASLAVMEAQGSVLTNKYAEGYPSARWYGGCEYVDVVERLAIARAKELFGAEHANVQPHSGTQANTAVYTAMLQPGDTLLALDLACGGHLSHGHPLNVSGKFFKFVSYGVNRKTEQLDYDEIASLAREHKPKMIVAGASAYPRTIDFARFREIADEVGAYLFTDMAHIAGLVAAGEHPSPLPYSEFVTTTTHKTLRGPRGGLILCGESFKKEINREVFPGIQGGPLMHVIAAKAVALKEAQSPEFKQYQKQVVKNAKTLAAGLESLGYRIVAGGTDNHLMLVDIGVKGLTGKDATVWLGQAQITVNKNLIPYDTQSPMVTSGIRLGTPALTTRGMKEAEMKAIAGLIGKVLDARGEESVVTEVAGQVNEIVEQFPLYPELV; via the coding sequence ATGAATATCCAACAAATCGACCCCGAAATATCCGTAGCTATTTTCAACGAACTTCAGCGACAGAATCAGCACCTGGAACTGATCGCCAGCGAGAACTTTGCTTCCCTTGCGGTGATGGAAGCCCAGGGCTCGGTCCTGACCAATAAGTACGCCGAAGGCTATCCATCAGCGCGTTGGTATGGCGGTTGCGAGTATGTGGATGTAGTGGAGCGTTTGGCTATTGCGCGGGCTAAGGAACTTTTTGGCGCCGAGCATGCCAACGTGCAGCCTCATAGCGGGACCCAAGCCAATACCGCGGTCTATACCGCGATGCTTCAGCCGGGGGATACGCTTTTGGCCCTGGACTTGGCTTGCGGCGGGCATCTTTCGCACGGCCATCCTCTGAATGTCTCTGGAAAATTTTTCAAGTTTGTCTCTTATGGAGTGAACCGCAAGACCGAGCAGCTCGACTACGACGAGATTGCTTCTTTGGCCCGGGAACATAAACCTAAAATGATTGTGGCCGGGGCTTCGGCCTATCCTCGCACGATTGATTTTGCGCGTTTTCGTGAAATCGCCGATGAGGTGGGGGCGTATCTCTTTACCGACATGGCGCATATTGCCGGCTTGGTCGCTGCGGGAGAACACCCGTCACCTCTTCCTTACTCGGAGTTTGTGACCACAACCACCCACAAGACTTTGCGCGGCCCCAGGGGTGGGCTGATTCTCTGCGGTGAATCTTTCAAAAAAGAAATCAACCGGGAGGTCTTTCCCGGGATTCAGGGCGGTCCGCTCATGCATGTGATTGCCGCCAAGGCCGTGGCCCTCAAGGAGGCGCAGAGTCCGGAGTTCAAACAGTACCAAAAGCAGGTGGTCAAGAATGCGAAGACCTTGGCCGCCGGCCTGGAGTCTCTGGGCTACCGAATTGTGGCGGGCGGTACGGACAATCACTTGATGCTGGTGGATATCGGAGTCAAGGGACTGACCGGTAAGGATGCGACTGTTTGGCTGGGCCAGGCGCAGATTACGGTGAACAAGAATCTCATTCCTTACGATACGCAGAGCCCCATGGTGACGAGCGGGATCCGCTTGGGCACGCCTGCCCTGACCACGCGAGGCATGAAAGAGGCGGAGATGAAGGCGATTGCCGGGCTGATCGGGAAAGTCCTGGATGCCCGGGGTGAAGAGTCGGTTGTGACTGAGGTCGCTGGGCAGGTCAATGAGATCGTCGAGCAGTTTCCGTTGTATCCGGAGCTTGTCTAG
- the rpiB gene encoding ribose 5-phosphate isomerase B: MSCRIALGADHGGFKLKAVLVDYLRKQENKVEDLGTYSEESCDYPEYGYKVASAVAEGRADRGVLVCRSGVGIAIVANRVPGVRAGVCHDAASAAHSRQHNDTNVLVLGADHTPAEQAVEILDAWLRTEFEGGRHARRLAMIEEIEKRIHLSS, encoded by the coding sequence GTGTCTTGCCGGATAGCTTTGGGTGCGGACCACGGCGGCTTTAAGCTCAAGGCCGTGTTGGTGGATTATTTGAGGAAGCAAGAGAATAAGGTGGAGGACTTGGGGACGTACTCCGAGGAATCCTGTGATTATCCGGAGTATGGTTACAAGGTGGCTTCGGCCGTGGCTGAGGGCCGGGCAGACCGCGGGGTATTGGTTTGCAGGAGCGGTGTGGGGATTGCCATTGTGGCCAACCGTGTGCCCGGGGTTCGGGCCGGTGTGTGTCATGACGCGGCATCGGCAGCGCACAGCCGCCAGCATAATGACACGAATGTCCTTGTGTTGGGAGCGGATCACACCCCTGCAGAGCAGGCGGTAGAGATCTTGGACGCCTGGCTCCGAACGGAGTTTGAAGGGGGCCGGCATGCGCGCCGGCTGGCCATGATCGAAGAAATTGAGAAGCGGATCCACTTGTCATCGTGA
- a CDS encoding low molecular weight protein arginine phosphatase: MSDYSQAKNILFVCTGNSCRSVMAEGYMRKCLQHCDGDYTVLSAGLAAIAGMPASAMTLEVLEEEGIDLSGHRSQPITPLMLDEADLILCMENYHKGALLEKAPAMQDKIFLLKEFGIEEELPPIDRDILDPIGKSLDFYREVFEQIKICVRRVALCLAG; the protein is encoded by the coding sequence ATGAGCGACTATTCGCAAGCTAAGAATATCTTGTTTGTTTGTACGGGCAATAGCTGCCGCAGTGTGATGGCTGAAGGCTACATGCGCAAGTGTTTGCAGCACTGCGACGGTGATTACACTGTCTTGTCCGCGGGTCTGGCGGCCATCGCCGGCATGCCTGCGTCGGCCATGACCTTGGAGGTGCTCGAGGAAGAGGGAATTGACTTGAGCGGCCACCGGTCCCAGCCTATTACGCCCTTAATGCTCGACGAGGCTGACCTCATTTTGTGTATGGAGAATTACCACAAGGGGGCGTTGTTGGAGAAGGCCCCTGCGATGCAGGACAAGATCTTTTTGTTGAAGGAGTTTGGAATCGAAGAGGAACTTCCGCCTATTGACCGGGATATTCTGGATCCGATCGGCAAGTCTCTGGATTTTTACCGGGAAGTCTTTGAACAAATCAAAATTTGTGTGAGGAGGGTCGCATTGTGTCTTGCCGGATAG
- a CDS encoding threonylcarbamoyl-AMP synthase, whose product MGTTEVIRVGPSGALRLILDRALAFLRRGELIAFPTETVYGIGGSAGCPGTAPALARLKGRDPNKPFQALISSEDQVRALGYSFPTWARALTTRWWPGPLTLVLSNEKGETQGFRAPRHPAVLALIELLGQPILASSANRAGGADALSARDLIRTFSTEIPLVVDGGPARLGRPSTVVDASSTEPRILREGAISVAEILGAIGL is encoded by the coding sequence ATGGGTACAACGGAGGTTATCCGAGTAGGTCCCAGCGGGGCCCTGCGTTTGATTTTAGATCGAGCGCTTGCCTTTTTGCGCCGGGGTGAGTTAATCGCCTTCCCCACGGAAACCGTGTACGGAATCGGTGGAAGTGCGGGATGCCCGGGCACAGCCCCAGCCTTGGCGCGACTCAAGGGCCGTGATCCGAATAAACCCTTCCAGGCTTTGATCTCTTCCGAAGATCAAGTCAGAGCCCTGGGTTACTCTTTCCCCACATGGGCTCGAGCCCTGACGACCCGATGGTGGCCCGGTCCTTTGACCCTTGTGCTCTCCAATGAAAAGGGGGAAACTCAAGGCTTTAGGGCTCCAAGGCACCCTGCGGTGCTTGCTCTGATTGAACTCTTGGGCCAGCCCATTTTGGCCTCAAGCGCGAACCGGGCCGGGGGCGCGGATGCCTTGTCAGCGCGGGATCTGATCCGGACCTTTAGCACTGAGATTCCGTTAGTGGTGGACGGCGGTCCGGCGAGACTGGGAAGGCCCTCCACGGTGGTGGATGCCAGCAGTACGGAACCGCGCATTTTGCGCGAGGGAGCGATCTCCGTCGCGGAGATCCTCGGAGCCATAGGCCTATGA
- a CDS encoding phosphoribosylformylglycinamidine cyclo-ligase has product MAQKLSYKRSGVDVAAAHAWTERLGSILKDTGASRNSVRDFGGAFDLGRLVGKDCILVSSADGVGTKLRIAQLCKNHRSVGIDLVGMNVNDVVAAGAKPLFFCDYISTSQWNEDLLVDIVKGIAKGCKESGCVLVGGETAQMPGFYKADDYDLAGFCVGMARRSELLGAHRVRGNAALVGLASSGLHSNGFSLVRKILGERRLGSKDWGPRLLKPTRLYAKLIEQLRRHYTVQGIAHITGGSFEEKLPRILPPGLDAVIDRRSWPVPKLFRDLQRAGSVPVDEMYRTFNMGIGMILVVSKDKAAGLKNASERLGCRAWIIGETAKGNREVRWSRDKKR; this is encoded by the coding sequence ATGGCGCAGAAACTCAGTTACAAGAGATCCGGAGTGGATGTGGCTGCGGCTCATGCGTGGACCGAGCGTTTGGGTTCGATCCTGAAGGACACAGGCGCGTCGCGCAATTCTGTGCGGGATTTTGGCGGGGCCTTTGACCTTGGCCGGCTTGTGGGCAAGGATTGTATTTTGGTTTCCAGCGCCGACGGCGTGGGTACCAAGCTGCGCATTGCCCAGCTTTGCAAAAATCACCGCAGTGTAGGGATTGATTTGGTCGGAATGAATGTTAACGATGTAGTGGCTGCCGGCGCCAAACCCTTGTTCTTCTGCGACTATATCTCCACAAGCCAATGGAATGAGGATCTCCTGGTCGATATTGTGAAGGGGATCGCGAAGGGGTGCAAGGAATCGGGTTGCGTTTTGGTGGGCGGTGAAACGGCCCAGATGCCGGGCTTCTACAAGGCCGATGATTATGACTTGGCTGGTTTTTGTGTGGGGATGGCCCGCCGCAGCGAGCTCCTGGGCGCGCACCGGGTGCGGGGCAATGCTGCGTTGGTGGGGCTGGCTTCTTCGGGCCTTCACTCCAATGGTTTTTCCCTGGTGCGCAAGATTCTGGGGGAGCGGCGCCTGGGCTCCAAGGACTGGGGGCCTAGACTCCTGAAACCCACCCGTCTCTACGCCAAGCTCATAGAACAATTGCGAAGGCACTATACTGTTCAGGGGATTGCCCATATTACCGGTGGCAGTTTTGAAGAAAAATTGCCGCGGATTTTGCCCCCGGGTTTGGATGCGGTGATTGATCGGCGAAGTTGGCCTGTGCCGAAGCTTTTCCGGGATTTGCAGCGGGCAGGCAGTGTGCCTGTGGATGAAATGTACCGCACATTCAATATGGGCATCGGGATGATTTTGGTGGTGTCCAAGGATAAGGCCGCGGGCCTGAAAAATGCATCCGAGCGCCTGGGGTGCCGCGCGTGGATAATCGGGGAGACAGCGAAGGGGAACAGGGAGGTCCGATGGTCTCGGGACAAGAAACGTTGA